The stretch of DNA ATGACTTCAACGCCGGCACCGAGGCCTGGACCGACTGGAACATCCTGCTGGACCAGACCGGCGGCCCCAACCACGTGGGCAACTTCTGCTACGCCCCCATCATCGGGGACACGCGCAGCGGCCGGCTGCTCTACACCAACAGCTACTACTACATCGGCCACTTCAGCAAGTTCATCCGGCCCGGGGCCCGGCGTATTGCCACCACGGCCAGCCGCGACGTGCTGCAGACCACGGCCTTCCGCAACCCCGATGGCACCGTTGCGGTGGTGGTGATGAACCAGACCGACCAGCAGCAGCCCTTTCAACTCTGGATCAGGGGCCAGGCGGCCCCCACCACCTCGCGCCCCCACTCCATCATGACCCTGCTCGTGAACTAGCCCACCCTAGGCCAGTCTTAAACAATTGACAATACGCCCCAGCTGCCTTGTGCACGTGCACAAGGCAGCTGGGGCGTACTGCTTCTGAGCCTTTCTTGATAAGTGCAATAGCACGTATAGGGCACACTCCAGGTAAGTTCATGGAAGCACTGGCCTACGCATCAGTCGGTATGTACCTGAACTGCACCGTTAGCATTCGTAGCTCTCGCACACAGGGACCGACAACTCAACCGTTGTAGGCCACTAAAAAAGAAGGGCCAGCCTGTCCCCCTAAAGACAAGCCGGCCCATTACACTCCCGCTTTGGTTTCTAGCTTCCGCAGCGAGATACTGGCAACTGTAAATCAGGAGACGCTGATAAGACGCTCCTGTGGTAATGTGGGGTTGCCTGAGTTTGTAACAGACAACCAGCTGGTGCCTAGTAACCGGACCTAGCTTGTGGCTAGGTCCGGCCCACTTAAGCCAGAAAGCTAATCCCCAAAAGCTTTCTGGATACGCACCTCATCCCACTCGGCAGTGCCGGGCCGAGTCCCGGTATTACTTATACTGGTAGAAGCGCACGTAATCAACCTGCATCTGCTGCGGGAAGGTGGTGGTAGCGTCGGGGTTACCATCAAAATTCCCTCCTATGGCTAAGTTCAAAATCACGAAAAAGGGATTGTTGAACGGGTATGGGCTGGCGTCGCTGTTGCTGAAGCGGTAATACTCCCGCCCATCGAGGTAGAAGCGCATGAGATTCTGGCTGCGCACCACACTAAATACATGAAAGTCGTCGGAGAGGTCGTAAGCCAGTCGTTCGGTGGTTCCGGTGTAGCGGTGGTCAGCAGAGCCCGTGCCATAGTGCATGGTGGAAAGCATTTCCCGGGGTTTGCTGCCGCGCAGCTCCATGATGTCAATTTCTCCGCAGACAGGCCAGTTGTTCTGGTCTATATCAGAGCCCAACATCCAGATGGCGGGCCACACTCCTTTGCCTTTGGGCACCTTGGCCCGCACATCTAGGCGGCCAAACTGAAAGCTTTGCTTGCCTTTGGTAATAATGCGTCCTGAAGTGTACGAATTAGTGCCCGGGGTTTGCTGTTTAGCTCTTATAACGAGGTTTCCGCTCTCCGTAAATACATTTTCGGGAGAGTTGGTGTAGTTCTGAAGCTCCTGGTTGCCCCAGCCGCTGGCCCCTTGCTCGTATACCCACTTGGTCTGATCAAGGGCGCTGCCATCGAAATCATCACTCCACTTGAGTTCCGTGTACTGATTAGGCTCACGTGCCTCGGAGTTTACGAGTGCTGGCGCCGGAGCTGGTATGACCTGGGGTTTCGTTTCCGTGCAGGCCAGTAAGCTCAGGGCCAGCAAATAGCTGGCCCCGGCTTTCTGACGGAGGGAGATACCTGTGAAAGTTTTACGCATGTAAGTATGCCCTTGCAGGCTCAAGCAGCTACTAAGCAGCGGCAATAGAAATGCTATTTCGCCACCAATTTGAGGGTGAATACCACTCCGGCATTAGGCTTACCGGCGCGCAATACCATGTGCTTCTCATCAATGGAGAGAATACGGTACACCAGGTCGGGCGCGTCGGTGATACCGATAAAAGAGCCGGCATTCGCCAGCGTAAGCTGGGCTACCCCAGCGCCTGTGGCGGCACCAAAAGTATAGGGCGTAGAGCCGGAACGGGGTGCCTGGCATCCGCCATTACCAGCTACCAGAGTTTCGCCTTTAGCATTGTACGTGTACACATTGGCGCTGCTGAAGGTAAACTCATCGTCGGCCTGGCATGCTGGCAGGGCACCCGCTGGTCCGCCGGCGTAATAGCTCGTAGGATCAGAATCACTGGGACCTACTACAATGGTGGCACTCACACTGTTATCGAGCATCCAGGTTTTGGATGAGCCTCCGGTGAGCAATTGGTTTACCGTGTTGAGGGGTGATACAATCACTACCTGCTTGGTTACGGAAGGGCTGGTGCCACCGCGGCCAGCTGCAATCAGCTGCACCGTAAAGGTGCCGCCTTTGGTGTACACGTGCGTCACCGTTGCCCCCGAGCCAATAGTACCATCGCCGAAGTCCCACTGATACAGGAAGGCATCGGAGCTGGTGCTGGTAAAGGTCACCTCGGAGGTGAGGCCTACCACTTTGGGCGTGGAGGCGGTGAAGCTGATAGTGGGCTTAGGACCTTCGAGCTGGCCGTCGTCGTCTTTATCGCAGGCAGTAATCAGTAGCGAACTGGCCAGTAGTGCCAGCGCCATCTTATTCCAGATATGTCTCATGGGTTTGTGAGCTATACGCGTCGGTGGGAAGTGGCCTAGTAGCCAGGGTTTTGTTTCAGGCCGGGGTTAGCATCCAGCTCAGACTGCGGAATGGGCAGCACCAGGTTCTTCTCGGTAGGGATACCGCGCTGGGTGATGCCCAGGGTGCGCAGGTAGGCGGCTTGCGCCGTCATTACGGGAATGAGCTTCCCGGTGCGCTTCAGATCAAACCACCGGTCAAACTCGAAGGCCAGCTCATACTTCCGCTCCCTGATAACAGCATCAATGAAGTTGGGAGTACCAGCCGTTAAGTCGTGGGCGGCAGAAGGAGCATTGATGTCTAAGCCAAATGACCGACGACGAACCTTATTGATGGCTTCCAGTCCTTCGGGAGTTGGTCCTACAGCCTCCGCTAGAATCAAATACACCTCGGCCAGGCGCATTACGGGTACATTAAGGGGCGAATCCCAGATGTTGGTATTCACTTTGCCCACAAACCACTTTTTGCAGTTGTAGCCGAAGGGTGAGCCAGTAGCCTTAGCCGACTGCTTTGATCCATCGGGGAACACGTCGCCGGGTACCCAGATTGTAGCATCTTTGCGCGTGTCGCCCGCCTCATAGCCGTTCACGAAATCGGGCTCAGGAATGTTGAAGCCGTAGCCGCTACCAGGAGTTTGGTTGGCACCCCGAGGTCCGAAGAACTCGTTCATGGAGGAGCCCACGTTATTACGGTCGTACTGGTTACGGCCGTTCACATACTGCACCTCAAACAACGACTCCTTCTCGTTGCGGTTTTCATTCCCGACTTTGAAGTTATCGGCGTAGTTGGCCCACATGGTTTTCCCCGACTTGGAGATTACCTCACGCGCCCACTGAGCAGCTTCGGGTTTCTTGCCTTCGGTGATGTACACTTTGGCCAGTAGGCCAGCTGCGGCCCACTTGGTGGCCCGGCCCAAATCTGCGCCGCTGTAAGAGGGCTGCAGGTTATCGTAGGCATCCTTCAGGTCCTGCTCAATCTGCTTGTATACTTCGGCGGCAGGTGTACGCGGAATGTTTACTGCCTCGGGGCCAGCAGGAGGAGCCGTAAACAGGGGTACGTCACCGTAGGCCCGCACCAGGTCGAAGTAATATTTGGCCCGCAGAAACTGTGCTTCACCCAAGCTCCGCTTCTGAATGGCGGGGTCCATGTTGGGGATGTTTGGCACCTTTTGCAGTACCAGGTTGGCGCGCTGCACTCCAATGAAAGAGCCACCCCACAACCGGTTCACTACCAGGTTAGTAGAGGGAATACTAAAGGCCTCTAGCTGCTTGTACTCAATGCCGTCATTGCCATCATCACCGCCCGTAACGGAAATATCGGCCATGATGTCGAAGGCCCACATGGCCAAGTTATACTGGCCCTCTTTGGTTAGCTCGCTGTAGGCCGCATTTACGGCCTGGATAGCGTCTTGCTGGGTCTGGTAAAAGTTTGCGTCGGTTACCTGGTCGGCGGGAGCTTCTTCGAGGAACTTCTCCGTACAGCCAACCAACAGGCCTAGCGAAAGCAGAAAGGCACTGCAAGTAATTTTGGAAATATTCATGACTAGGTAGGTGGGAATTAGTAAGGATTAGAACCCAATGTTCAGGCCGCCCATGAATACGCGGGCTTGCGGATAGATACCCAGGTCAACGCCGCTGGCACTTACCTCCGGGTCGTAGCCGGTGTATTTGGTCAGCGTTACCAGGTTCTGAGCCGTGAAGTACACGCGCAGCTGAGTTGCCGAAATCCGGCTCATCAGGGTTTTAGGCAGTGTATAGCCGAACGTGAGGTTCTTGAGGCGCACGTAAGAGCCATCCTCGATGTAATGGGTAGATACCCGCAGGTTGTTGTTGGGGTCACCGTTAATGGCACGTGGGATGTCATTGCTGGTGCCGGGGCCGGTCCAGCGGTTCAGGATGCGGGTAGTACCGTTGGTGGTGCTGTACAGAGCGCTTTCCGTGATGTAGCGGTTGAGGTTGTACACGTCATTACCCTGCACTCCCTGAATAAAGAAACTCAGATCAAAGTTCTTAAAGTTCAGTGTGTTGGTCAGACCAAACGAGAAATTGGGGTTTGGATTACCAATAAACGTGCGGTCCAGGTCAGTAATCACCCCATCGCCGTTGATATCCTTGAAGCGAATATCACCGGGGGCTGTACCGGGCTGTTGGGTAGGTGCATTCTTTACTTCTTCCGCAGTCTGGAACAAGCCATCAGCCACGTACCCATAGAACGAGCCGAAGGGCTGGTTGATATCGTAGCGAACGATAGTGCCGCTCAGTGAGCCCAGGCCGTTGTACGGCACGCCTGCTCCCAACGACTCCAGCTTGGTTTTGAAAGCCGAGAAGTTGAATGTAGTAGTCCAGTTTAGCGCTTGGTCGAGGCCAGTGAAGTTGTGTGAGGTAAAGGAAAAGTCGATACCACGGTTATAGGCGGAGGCCGCGTTGGCATTCACCGACTCGTAGGTACCAGATACCAGGGATGGTGGCACGCCCGCAATCAGGTTGGGCGAGTTACGGTTGTAGAGGTCAATGCTGGCCTCAAACCGGTTGTCCAGGAAGCCCATGTCCAGACCAATGTTTGCCTGATCGTTGTACTCCCAGCGCAGGTTCGGGTTGGCTAGGCGAGTGGGGGCACCACCCGTGTTGATAGCACCATCTGGCCCCAAGGGGTAGGTGATACCGAAGTTGATGGAATACAGGTAAGCAAACCGACCGGCATTGAGCTCATTACCTACCCGGCCGTAGCCGGCGCGCAGCTTTAGGTTGCTAACTACGCTGTTGCCTTTGAGGAAGTCTTCCTCAGAAATGCGCCAGCCAACGGAAGCACCGGGGAAGAAGCCAAACTTCTCACCGGGCTGGAAGCGCGAAGATCCATCGTAACGGGCAATGGCCTGGAAGATGTACTTACCGGCAAACTCATAGTTGAGGCGGCCGAAATAGCTGGCTAGGCGCCGAGGCGTAGGGTCAAGCGTGCCCGCGTTGCCAAGCAGCGTATTGATGGGGCCCGCATTGATAGTCTGCAGGTCGTTGCGCAGATAGCCAGAGCGGTAGGCCTCCACGTTGCTGTAGTTAAACTCCTGCGCCGACTGGCCTAGCAGCAACGTCACCTGGTGCTTATCGGCAAACAGGTGGTCGTAGGTGGCGGTGTTCTCAATCAGGTACGACGGAGCGTAGCCGGACGTCGCGGAGGCACCAGCTGTGATATAGCGCTGGGTATAACCCGCCAGCTCAGGGCCACGCGGAGCGAAGCTGTTAAAGTTCTCAAAGATCATGTCAGCCCCCACATTGGTGCGGAAGCGTAAACCTTTCAGCGGCTCTAATTCTGCGAAGAAAGTGTTAATAGCCCGGTTGCGAGTAAACCTCTGATTTACGCGCAGGGAAGTTGCCAAAGGGTTTTCTTCCGTGAAGTTGTCATTGGCACTGTTGGGCTGGTACCAGTAGCCATCGGGGCGGTAGGCCTGTACGGTGGGCGGAATGCGCAGCAGCTGCTGCACGGCACCGTACTCTCCGTTGTTGCTGGTCACCTGCCGGTCACTTGCATGCGACAAGGCAATGCTGGTACCTACTTTCAGCATGCGGCCAATTTGCACGTCGCCGTTGGCACGCAGAGTAAAGCGCTCAAAGTTAGTACCAATGATGATACCGTCTTGCTGAAAATAAGCTCCTGACAAAGCAAACCGCGCTTTTTCGCTGCCTCCGGTTGCCGATACAGAGTAGTTCTGAATCTTGGCGCGGCGGAATACCAAATCCTGCCAGTCAGTTCCCTCTCCTAAAGAAGAAGGGTCACGGAGCTTATCCAGCGCAATAGGCTTACCGGCAGCCAGTAACGACTCGTTGTTGATGGTTGCGTATTCTTCGGCGTTGAGCAGATCCAGCTTGCGGGCTACCGTCTGCACGCCACGGTAGGCATCCAGATTAAAGGTGGTTTTGCCTGCTTTGCCGCGCTTGGTGGTGATGATTACTACCCCGTTGGCGGCTCGAACCCCGTAAATGGCCGTGGCCGAAGCGTCCTTCAGAATATCAATCGACTCAATATCATTGGGACTGATGGCGCTAAGCTGGTTGTCGCCGCGGTCTGGCAGCGGAAATCCGTCCACAACGTACAGCGGGTTGTTATTGCCCGCAGAAGTGATACCGCGCACCCGAATGGCCGTACCGGCAGCGCCACCCGGCGTACCACCGTTGGAGGTAATTGTTACCCCCGATACTTTCCCCTGAATGGCTTGCGTAACATCCGGCACTGGCTGGCGAACAATATCTGCCGCCCCTACTGATGAAATAGCACCCGTTACGCTCCCGCGTTCCTGGGTACCGTAGCCAACTACAACTACTTCACTAAGTGCCCGGGAGTCCTCCGTCAGGGTTACGTTCAGGTTGCTGTTGGCACCGGTGATTGGCACCTCTCTCCGAGTAAAGCCTACGTAGCTGATTACTAGCGTTGAGCCTTCGGGGGCGTTCAGAGAAAAGTTGCCATTGGCATCAGTGGAGGTACCTACGGTGGTACCTTTTACTACGATGGTTACCCCAGGCAACGGGTCGCCATTGGATTGAACAATCCGCCCTGATACGGGCACATCGGCGAAAGCAGTGCTCTCTGGAGCCGTACTTGCCAGCGGGGAAACGGCGGCGGCGGCCGGGGCCGCTAACACCGGTAAGCCGGCTGCAGACAGCCACACGGCCCGCCGCAGCAATGCGTTGGTGTAGAAAGGTTGGTTCATATGAATGTGGGAATTGTGGGGTAAGAACACTGGAAGGCAAGCCCTAGTAAACCTGCACTCAAGCTTAAGGCTTGCTGGGGGCAAAACTGCTCTGGCAAGGGCAGTGTAGTGGGGCAGCTGTTGGGAAGTAGTTACAAATTATACCAAGGCTGCAGCTACCGTGAAGGGCCAAGCAAGACTAGGCCTGTTATAAAGGGCTACAATTTAAGGAATTGCCTAGCCTGCGTAACTTCTCAAGCTTGGCCTGGCCAAATGCCCTAGCAACAGGTAACCCAAAGGCGGTATAGCTTTTTGTACTGCTAAAGCAATAGGGTTGCGTGGGAGGCAATCCTGTTGGTAATGAAGGCTACTGAGCTGGGGTACACCTAAATCAGAACACTACTTCTTTCCTTAGGAGCGAGCAGATAGATTTACCCGGTGGCATTTCTTAAGGGAACACCCCCTATAAGGTGTGCCGTGCGGGAAGTGGCCTGAAGTTGCAGGCATAGCTCGTATAAGAGCTGACAGTAAAGGTGGGAATGGTAGCATGGGGTTGTGGGAATGCTCAAATATATCCGACCTTGTTTGGCAAATGCAAGAGCGAAATAGCCCTCAAAGCGCCGTAAAGCCATTTTTTCATGTTATTAACAAGTTAATTATACACTTACTACACACGCAAAAAGCAGTATAGTATGCCCTGTAGTTATGCTAGTGCCATTTAGCCGGGCTGTAAGCTTCACGTAAAAAACAATCAAAAAAACAGACCCATCTGGCTACTTTTTTGAAAAAAATTAACTGGCATTATCCTATAGTACCACCTTTTTGCCTGACGAGCTGGCTACTACACTTTTATCAGCCTCAATGCCCTCTTCTTCTGCAAAGCCCGTGGCATCTAACAGTATATGTGTCCAGTCCTCATTGTCGTCAAAGTCAGGGGCTTGGCGGCGGCGGCGCATAGCTTCCGTTACCTTCTGGCTAAAGCTCCAGCAGGTGCCCTGGCGCAGGTCTAGTACCCTTGACAGCTCCTGGGAAGTGTAGCTGCCCTTGTGAGTGTAAATCAGGAAAACGGCATAAAAAGCCTTGATGATGGAGAACTTACACTTCTGTAGCAACGTGTAAGCTGTGGCCGACTCTACGTAGCGACACCGGGTACAGCGCCGGGAGTGTGGCTCACGGCCGTCGCAATACTTCTCGTGCCCACATTTACGACACTGAAATGTGTCAGCCCACTTCAGGTTGGCTAGGTATGTAAGGCACGCCTCCTTGTCAGGGTAAATCTGACTGAACTCACCGAAATTCACCTCCTTGGAGAGCACACGAGCCGTTTTGGCCTCCTGCAAATCGCGTTGCAAATCAGTATTAAGCTTTTCAATTGCCGCCGATTGCAGAGCTAACAGCCCATTGGCCTGTAGTAACTCGCGGTTTTGTGCACTAATTGTATCGCTCTGCCGCCGCAGCTCCTCTGTTCGCAGAGCTACTAAGCTTTCAAGTTCCGTATTCAGCTGGTCTTTAAGCTCCTGATTGCGCTTTAACTGCTCCACTAGCCGGTCCTGAGCCAGGTGTTTCTTGCGCAGTTGCTTTACAACCTTCTCCTGAGCCCTAATAGTCAGGTCTTTAATGCCCTTTATTTTTTCACCTAAGGCATAAGACAGTACCACTACTTCCACCACAAACGCCGCATTCATACTATATACCGTGGCGGTATTCGTGAAGGTGTCAATTCCTATTTTGCGCAGGATGAGGAAGCCCACACTTACTGCTACCATTGCGTGAGCCAGTAAGAAATATCCGGCCGGTCTAAACCCACGCTGCCAGATACGAATAGCGAGGTAGTAAATCATGCTATATGGCAGCAGATACAGCCAAAAACCCCACCCTGAGTTTAGCCAGATGGCATCCAGAAGCAATGCAGCTACACTTAGCAGTACCACTGCGCGCACCCAGGGGTCGTAGTGTGGCAGGCGTTGGGGGGCATCCAGAAACTGCCGGGCATAATAACTGAAGGTGAGCAGCAGCAGGATGGGCGACCCAGCAATAATTATCTGATTCAGAGTAGGATAATCCGGCCATAAATACTGAAACCCTAGGCCATCTTCCGAGAGAAAGATAAGGCTTGAGCTTAGCACATACAGCACATAGCGAAGGTAGGTCTGCTCACCGATGAATACATAGAGGCACAGATTATAGATAACCATAATCAGGAGAATGCCATAAAACCCACCCAGCAACCCGTACTCGGCCTGAAAATGCTCGGCCAGCATCTGCTCAGTGCGCAACCGGCTCAAAAAGCTGGTTTTAGAATTTGAACGGAGCCGCAGGTAGAAAACCTGGGTCTGGTTGGGCTCTAAGCTTAAGCGAAAGAGGAAGTTTTTGTAGGGAAACCGGCGCGACGTGAGAGGTTGGTCGGCGCCGGTATGAATGCTGTTCCTGCCTCCGTCCGTAGCCGGGAAGTAGGTGATATCATTGAGGTGAGAGTCGAAGAGCTCGTAGTACCAGTGCTGGGCCAGCGAGCCTTCGGCCCGTACTACCAACCGAAGCCAATAGGCAGCTCCGGGGTGTTCCATACTGGTTGGCACTTTGTCGCCGCGCTCAAAAGCCGCGGCATGAATAGGCTGCTGCACATCAGTCAGCGTCAGCTGAGCTGAGGGGTCTTCCAGCACACTGTAGAAGCGAGGCTCAATGAACAGCTCTTCCAGATTTGGCCGTACCCGCAGGGTATCGGGGCCGGTAGCGGCAAAAGTTGAGGAGTTGCACAAGAAAACCAAGAGCAAGGTGCGCAGGAACAGAGCCGTTGTGCAACCACTCCTAAACTGAGAGAAATTGTGAGAAATGAGCCTCATCGTACTTTCCAAGGTAAGAAAAAGTAGAGCAGTGACCTTACTGGCCACCTGCTGAGGTTGCTGCGGCTGGCTCAAAACGCAGCCAATTGATTTGGTCTACCGGCTGTTTTACCAACAGCATCAACTGGTGCTGCCCCAACGGGAGCGGTGGCGTTTTCACAGTTACTGTAATCCACTCCCCTGCCGTAACAGCTTGGCCTACTGGTACCGACGCTATTGCATGGCCATCTAACTGCAGGTTTAGCTGGCCCGGAGCAGCTCCCTTCCGTACCCGCATCTGCAAAGTGTAAGGCCCCACCGCCGCTACTTTCACCGTGTACTTCAACCACTCGTCTGCGGAAAGATGGCCTACAACATATTTTTTCTGCGGTGAGTCAGTATTCACTTCTATATCAACCCCATCATTACGATAGGCGCCGCCTTGGTTCCAGGGAGTATTGTCTCGGTAGTCGATCTTCGCCGAAAAATCATCGTAGTAGGCCACTCCTGCCCGTCCTAAATCATAGTCGGCGGCCTGAATTGTGCCTGGAATTGAGTGCGCCACAAAAGGCGCCTGAAAAGTAGCTGGCTGCGTGAGAGCGGCAATAACGTCGCGGTTGGGTACACAGTTAGTGTATTGCACGTTGCGGAGCAAAGCCGCTCGTCCTTCGGGCGTTAGAATACTGCCGTAGGGTTTAACGCGTAGTAAACTAGTGGGGCCATCAACCCGCTTGAGGGTCCAATGGCACCAGCCTATGTTTTGGGCATTCAGCCCCTGCACCGCCGCAACAAACCACTCATTAGAGTTCTCGCCGGTTTCTCCCACCCAAACCGGTACCTGCCACTGGTCGCGGAAAGCCGCCAGATTATGTAGCAGGTTGATTTGGTTGGGATTAGGGTCAGCAGTTTCCGGGGTATTTGGGCACCAATACCGGTGGGCGTTGTAGGCCAGGTTACTTTTATCCTGAATAGTCAGCTTATCGGGCGTGAGGTTGGTGTACTCGTTACCGTAGCCATTACCTTCCAGCAACAGCAAGTGTTTATCATTCTGCGCCCGCACGGCGTTTATGAGGCGGGAGTACAAACTCCTTAGCTCCTGGTTATCGGCCGACATACCGTTAGCCACATTTAAGTTATGTGGCTCATTAATAAGATCGTACATCGCCACGCGCGGGTCGCTTTTGTAACGAGCCGAAAGCTTCTCCCAGAGACGCACCGTTACATCTTGGTAAATAAGGCGGCCTTTAGCATCGTGGCGCTTCCACAGGTCCAGCGGCACAAAGTTGTCGTTGATGTTGCGGTCAGTGCCTTGTCCGCCGGGCGCGGCGTGTAAGTCCAGAATCACGTACAGCTTATTGGCCGCGCACCACTTCAGCACGTCATCAATGAAGCGAAACCCATCGAGGCTTTTCGGGTCTGTGAACAGCTGGTTCTGGTCGTACCAGGTGCTTAACTGCTGCACATACCCATCTACATTTTTAGGGCTCAGCATTGCCTGGGTGCGTGCCTTTCGTTGGGCCGCCGTCAGGAACAAGTCGTAATGAAAAGGCAGACGCACGCAGTTGAAACCTTGCTTGGCAATAAAATCAATATCTGCCTTCGTGATAAAATTAGCGCGGTACTGCCGGTAGAATTCCTCCATCTGGGCTTCTAGCATGGTGCGTAGTAACCCTTGCTTTATGCGCCATTGGCAATTAAGAGAATCGGTTTGCAGAATGTAGCTTTCCTGGAGCAGCCACCCTCCTACATTAAAACCTCGCAGCACTACCTCTTTCCCACTGGCATTTACCATGTGGGTACCCTTGGCCTGCAAGAAGCTTAGCTGCTGGGCACTTGCAGGCAATGAAAATATCGAGGTACCCGCTAGCAGCAGAACAACAAAAATGGTAGCACGAAGCGTACTGCTTCGCGGCGGCGAAAGGCTGGGGCCATTCATATGAGCTACTTGCTTGGGGTGGATGGGAATAGCGTAGTGAAAAAAACGGGGAGGAGATACTCCACCCCGTTTCCGCTTTTATCACACTTCATTGCACGCATATAATCTTCTTGCTGCCCTTGGGTGATGAGGCAGTGAGCAGAATTCGGTGGAGGGGCCTA from Hymenobacter taeanensis encodes:
- a CDS encoding glycoside hydrolase family 16 protein, translated to MRKTFTGISLRQKAGASYLLALSLLACTETKPQVIPAPAPALVNSEAREPNQYTELKWSDDFDGSALDQTKWVYEQGASGWGNQELQNYTNSPENVFTESGNLVIRAKQQTPGTNSYTSGRIITKGKQSFQFGRLDVRAKVPKGKGVWPAIWMLGSDIDQNNWPVCGEIDIMELRGSKPREMLSTMHYGTGSADHRYTGTTERLAYDLSDDFHVFSVVRSQNLMRFYLDGREYYRFSNSDASPYPFNNPFFVILNLAIGGNFDGNPDATTTFPQQMQVDYVRFYQYK
- a CDS encoding PKD domain-containing protein, which codes for MRHIWNKMALALLASSLLITACDKDDDGQLEGPKPTISFTASTPKVVGLTSEVTFTSTSSDAFLYQWDFGDGTIGSGATVTHVYTKGGTFTVQLIAAGRGGTSPSVTKQVVIVSPLNTVNQLLTGGSSKTWMLDNSVSATIVVGPSDSDPTSYYAGGPAGALPACQADDEFTFSSANVYTYNAKGETLVAGNGGCQAPRSGSTPYTFGAATGAGVAQLTLANAGSFIGITDAPDLVYRILSIDEKHMVLRAGKPNAGVVFTLKLVAK
- a CDS encoding RagB/SusD family nutrient uptake outer membrane protein, producing MNISKITCSAFLLSLGLLVGCTEKFLEEAPADQVTDANFYQTQQDAIQAVNAAYSELTKEGQYNLAMWAFDIMADISVTGGDDGNDGIEYKQLEAFSIPSTNLVVNRLWGGSFIGVQRANLVLQKVPNIPNMDPAIQKRSLGEAQFLRAKYYFDLVRAYGDVPLFTAPPAGPEAVNIPRTPAAEVYKQIEQDLKDAYDNLQPSYSGADLGRATKWAAAGLLAKVYITEGKKPEAAQWAREVISKSGKTMWANYADNFKVGNENRNEKESLFEVQYVNGRNQYDRNNVGSSMNEFFGPRGANQTPGSGYGFNIPEPDFVNGYEAGDTRKDATIWVPGDVFPDGSKQSAKATGSPFGYNCKKWFVGKVNTNIWDSPLNVPVMRLAEVYLILAEAVGPTPEGLEAINKVRRRSFGLDINAPSAAHDLTAGTPNFIDAVIRERKYELAFEFDRWFDLKRTGKLIPVMTAQAAYLRTLGITQRGIPTEKNLVLPIPQSELDANPGLKQNPGY
- a CDS encoding SusC/RagA family TonB-linked outer membrane protein, which codes for MNQPFYTNALLRRAVWLSAAGLPVLAAPAAAAVSPLASTAPESTAFADVPVSGRIVQSNGDPLPGVTIVVKGTTVGTSTDANGNFSLNAPEGSTLVISYVGFTRREVPITGANSNLNVTLTEDSRALSEVVVVGYGTQERGSVTGAISSVGAADIVRQPVPDVTQAIQGKVSGVTITSNGGTPGGAAGTAIRVRGITSAGNNNPLYVVDGFPLPDRGDNQLSAISPNDIESIDILKDASATAIYGVRAANGVVIITTKRGKAGKTTFNLDAYRGVQTVARKLDLLNAEEYATINNESLLAAGKPIALDKLRDPSSLGEGTDWQDLVFRRAKIQNYSVSATGGSEKARFALSGAYFQQDGIIIGTNFERFTLRANGDVQIGRMLKVGTSIALSHASDRQVTSNNGEYGAVQQLLRIPPTVQAYRPDGYWYQPNSANDNFTEENPLATSLRVNQRFTRNRAINTFFAELEPLKGLRFRTNVGADMIFENFNSFAPRGPELAGYTQRYITAGASATSGYAPSYLIENTATYDHLFADKHQVTLLLGQSAQEFNYSNVEAYRSGYLRNDLQTINAGPINTLLGNAGTLDPTPRRLASYFGRLNYEFAGKYIFQAIARYDGSSRFQPGEKFGFFPGASVGWRISEEDFLKGNSVVSNLKLRAGYGRVGNELNAGRFAYLYSINFGITYPLGPDGAINTGGAPTRLANPNLRWEYNDQANIGLDMGFLDNRFEASIDLYNRNSPNLIAGVPPSLVSGTYESVNANAASAYNRGIDFSFTSHNFTGLDQALNWTTTFNFSAFKTKLESLGAGVPYNGLGSLSGTIVRYDINQPFGSFYGYVADGLFQTAEEVKNAPTQQPGTAPGDIRFKDINGDGVITDLDRTFIGNPNPNFSFGLTNTLNFKNFDLSFFIQGVQGNDVYNLNRYITESALYSTTNGTTRILNRWTGPGTSNDIPRAINGDPNNNLRVSTHYIEDGSYVRLKNLTFGYTLPKTLMSRISATQLRVYFTAQNLVTLTKYTGYDPEVSASGVDLGIYPQARVFMGGLNIGF
- a CDS encoding 7TM diverse intracellular signaling domain-containing protein; translated protein: MRLISHNFSQFRSGCTTALFLRTLLLVFLCNSSTFAATGPDTLRVRPNLEELFIEPRFYSVLEDPSAQLTLTDVQQPIHAAAFERGDKVPTSMEHPGAAYWLRLVVRAEGSLAQHWYYELFDSHLNDITYFPATDGGRNSIHTGADQPLTSRRFPYKNFLFRLSLEPNQTQVFYLRLRSNSKTSFLSRLRTEQMLAEHFQAEYGLLGGFYGILLIMVIYNLCLYVFIGEQTYLRYVLYVLSSSLIFLSEDGLGFQYLWPDYPTLNQIIIAGSPILLLLTFSYYARQFLDAPQRLPHYDPWVRAVVLLSVAALLLDAIWLNSGWGFWLYLLPYSMIYYLAIRIWQRGFRPAGYFLLAHAMVAVSVGFLILRKIGIDTFTNTATVYSMNAAFVVEVVVLSYALGEKIKGIKDLTIRAQEKVVKQLRKKHLAQDRLVEQLKRNQELKDQLNTELESLVALRTEELRRQSDTISAQNRELLQANGLLALQSAAIEKLNTDLQRDLQEAKTARVLSKEVNFGEFSQIYPDKEACLTYLANLKWADTFQCRKCGHEKYCDGREPHSRRCTRCRYVESATAYTLLQKCKFSIIKAFYAVFLIYTHKGSYTSQELSRVLDLRQGTCWSFSQKVTEAMRRRRQAPDFDDNEDWTHILLDATGFAEEEGIEADKSVVASSSGKKVVL
- a CDS encoding cellulase family glycosylhydrolase — translated: MPASAQQLSFLQAKGTHMVNASGKEVVLRGFNVGGWLLQESYILQTDSLNCQWRIKQGLLRTMLEAQMEEFYRQYRANFITKADIDFIAKQGFNCVRLPFHYDLFLTAAQRKARTQAMLSPKNVDGYVQQLSTWYDQNQLFTDPKSLDGFRFIDDVLKWCAANKLYVILDLHAAPGGQGTDRNINDNFVPLDLWKRHDAKGRLIYQDVTVRLWEKLSARYKSDPRVAMYDLINEPHNLNVANGMSADNQELRSLYSRLINAVRAQNDKHLLLLEGNGYGNEYTNLTPDKLTIQDKSNLAYNAHRYWCPNTPETADPNPNQINLLHNLAAFRDQWQVPVWVGETGENSNEWFVAAVQGLNAQNIGWCHWTLKRVDGPTSLLRVKPYGSILTPEGRAALLRNVQYTNCVPNRDVIAALTQPATFQAPFVAHSIPGTIQAADYDLGRAGVAYYDDFSAKIDYRDNTPWNQGGAYRNDGVDIEVNTDSPQKKYVVGHLSADEWLKYTVKVAAVGPYTLQMRVRKGAAPGQLNLQLDGHAIASVPVGQAVTAGEWITVTVKTPPLPLGQHQLMLLVKQPVDQINWLRFEPAAATSAGGQ